Proteins from a genomic interval of Desulfitibacter alkalitolerans DSM 16504:
- the ftsY gene encoding signal recognition particle-docking protein FtsY: MGLFDKLKGKLQKTKQGFVDKVTELVTGYKRVDDEFFERLEEILIEADVGVNTAMDLTEKLRHRIYTEKISDMDRVNEVIQEELAGLLEYENNAINLAEHKPTVIMVVGVNGVGKTTTIGKLAYNFKEQGKKVVLAAGDTFRAAAIEQLGIWADRADADLIKHQEGSDAAAVAYDAVQAAISRKADIVLIDTAGRLHNKVNLMNEIGKVKKVISRSKEDAPNEVLLVLDATTGQNAISQAKTFKEVVDVTGIVLTKLDGTAKGGVIFSIKEELALPVKYIGVGEKIEDLKPFNPGEFVKALFYNEQ; encoded by the coding sequence GTGGGATTGTTTGATAAGCTAAAAGGCAAATTGCAGAAAACAAAACAGGGATTTGTAGATAAGGTTACTGAGTTAGTGACAGGTTACAAGAGAGTAGATGATGAGTTTTTTGAAAGGCTTGAAGAGATTTTAATAGAAGCAGATGTGGGAGTTAATACAGCAATGGATTTAACAGAAAAGCTTAGGCACAGGATTTATACAGAGAAAATCTCTGACATGGACAGGGTCAATGAAGTGATACAAGAAGAATTGGCAGGCCTATTAGAATACGAAAATAACGCAATAAATCTAGCAGAGCATAAGCCAACTGTAATAATGGTGGTTGGAGTAAATGGTGTGGGCAAAACAACCACTATAGGCAAATTAGCATACAACTTTAAAGAACAAGGGAAAAAAGTAGTTCTTGCAGCTGGAGACACTTTCAGAGCTGCTGCCATTGAACAGCTTGGCATATGGGCAGATAGAGCAGATGCAGACCTCATAAAGCATCAGGAGGGTTCTGATGCTGCAGCAGTAGCTTATGATGCTGTTCAAGCAGCCATTTCAAGAAAAGCAGACATAGTTTTAATTGATACTGCAGGGAGATTACATAATAAGGTAAATTTGATGAATGAAATTGGCAAGGTAAAAAAGGTTATAAGCCGCAGCAAAGAGGATGCTCCTAATGAAGTGCTTCTCGTCCTTGATGCAACAACTGGTCAAAATGCCATTTCTCAAGCAAAGACATTTAAAGAGGTTGTAGATGTAACGGGTATTGTATTAACTAAGCTGGATGGTACTGCTAAGGGCGGGGTTATTTTTAGTATTAAAGAAGAATTGGCCCTTCCTGTCAAATATATTGGTGTTGGAGAAAAAATTGAAGACCTAAAACCGTTTAATCCAGGTGAATT
- the smc gene encoding chromosome segregation protein SMC translates to MYLQRIEIHGFKSFVNKVSIKLDKGITVIVGPNGSGKSNVVDSLRWVLGETSVKSLRGSKLEDVIFSGTKNRRPMGMAEVTIVLDNSSGLYPMDYNEITVTRKVFRDGESQFLINKNHCRLKDVQSLFMDTGIGKNAFAIIGQGKVEHIISSSPEERRPLFEEVAGITKYKHRKREAEQKLSATEQSLLRIDDICYEIEEQRPTLRIEAKNAEEYLRKLKMLENVEYQYLSFEREKLQKRLDTITGQYCQNNSHVISYSGFLSDLDRYIFNEKFILDKSQDKISTIANIVGEMNSEMERYIGEEKVLREKVNGLLREIEVIKADKGTQSSEINNWTKNVEELHGDIGSVNTKLLKLQEKLDDINTNITNIQADLEVNEKLHVVKSNLLVDYQAMLVQYKNDTAKYEARISLLKKQRDKIREQLTDREDKLISLNEEEQKAAVETKQLQQTYDEVLESIQTNKDKINSVEADKQQAKNQRDAIEKDLYKISSRLNFLKEMERDMEGYFPGVKSILLAKKNNPEDWAGIIGSVADIIYVPNELVLPIEVAIGSQLQNLITASNKDAERAIAYLKANKSGKVTFLPLNTIQYKCFDIPQRHKNAPGLIGMGYELIKSDNKYAAIIKHLLGRVLIVESLNKGLVFAKEFNYSLKIVSLDGQVVMPGGSITGGYIKASPGNLLSRKAEIASLIKEKAPLERELKIKDEELNRLTTIEAALTDKERELLQKSNELKEKIQQGSNTLQIIKEKISTVKDEICVYENELEVVNHGEAENEALVSEAEKKIKELENQINDLNIEMEMIKDQIKKNHEQINDLVNVQHQVQIEKSVWDQKNNQLKEKVEDYLSRISAYKDKMEISDNKLQNNKAEIQNIENTIEDLNIKIANLLKEKEIMINIKQQLVESKDFLLNRLVRHEKIQTRVNGLHQEISKRQHQLELERARIETNLESITATITEKFAGNFIPVEVEIKNYKVEVERLKGEIAALGQVNVGAIEHYQKLTERINFLQNQREDLLKGKEALEKVIKEIDSIIEERFSQTFAKVSQEFSSIFKYLFDGGSASIYVTNEEDLLNTGVDIEAQPPGKKLQNITLLSGGEKALTAIALLFAFLKVKPSPFCVLDEIETSLDEANEQRFSQFLRELSNSTQFLIVSHRQNTMLAADNLYGITTEEPGVSKVVSVKLSDNLAVV, encoded by the coding sequence TTGTATCTTCAAAGGATAGAAATCCATGGTTTTAAGTCATTTGTAAATAAAGTTTCGATTAAATTGGACAAGGGAATTACAGTTATTGTGGGGCCAAATGGTAGTGGTAAAAGCAATGTTGTAGATTCCTTAAGATGGGTCCTTGGTGAAACAAGCGTGAAATCACTTCGTGGCAGCAAGCTGGAGGACGTAATATTTTCTGGTACTAAAAACAGGAGACCCATGGGAATGGCTGAGGTCACAATAGTATTAGATAATTCATCTGGATTATATCCAATGGACTACAATGAAATAACTGTTACGAGGAAGGTCTTTAGAGATGGGGAAAGTCAATTTCTAATTAATAAAAACCATTGCCGTTTAAAGGATGTACAGTCCCTGTTCATGGATACTGGTATAGGAAAAAATGCTTTTGCCATTATTGGTCAGGGTAAGGTTGAGCATATTATTAGCTCTAGTCCTGAAGAAAGAAGGCCCCTTTTCGAAGAGGTGGCTGGAATAACCAAATATAAACACAGAAAAAGGGAAGCAGAACAAAAGCTGTCTGCAACAGAACAAAGCCTTCTTAGAATAGATGATATTTGTTATGAAATTGAGGAGCAGCGGCCAACTTTAAGGATAGAAGCAAAAAATGCAGAAGAGTATCTGAGAAAGTTAAAAATGTTAGAAAATGTTGAGTACCAGTATTTAAGCTTTGAAAGAGAAAAGCTTCAAAAAAGATTGGATACCATTACAGGTCAATACTGCCAGAATAACAGCCATGTTATCAGCTACAGCGGTTTTTTGTCAGATTTAGACAGATATATATTCAATGAAAAATTTATCCTGGATAAGTCCCAGGATAAAATCTCAACTATAGCTAATATTGTTGGTGAAATGAATTCAGAGATGGAAAGATATATAGGTGAAGAAAAAGTGCTAAGGGAAAAAGTTAATGGACTGCTCAGAGAAATAGAAGTTATAAAAGCAGACAAGGGCACCCAAAGCTCTGAAATAAATAACTGGACAAAAAATGTTGAGGAACTGCATGGGGATATTGGCAGTGTTAACACGAAGCTTCTAAAACTGCAGGAAAAACTAGATGATATTAATACAAATATAACTAATATACAGGCTGATTTAGAGGTTAATGAAAAGCTCCACGTGGTAAAAAGCAACCTACTTGTAGACTATCAGGCAATGCTTGTGCAGTATAAAAATGATACTGCTAAATATGAGGCAAGAATTTCTCTTTTAAAGAAGCAAAGGGATAAGATAAGGGAACAGCTGACAGACAGGGAAGATAAATTAATTAGCTTAAATGAGGAAGAACAGAAGGCAGCTGTTGAAACCAAACAGCTGCAGCAGACTTATGATGAAGTACTTGAGTCCATACAAACCAATAAAGACAAAATTAATAGTGTTGAAGCTGATAAGCAGCAGGCTAAAAATCAAAGGGATGCAATTGAAAAGGACCTGTATAAGATAAGTTCCAGGCTTAACTTTTTAAAAGAAATGGAAAGGGACATGGAAGGGTATTTTCCTGGGGTTAAGTCTATTCTCCTGGCAAAAAAAAATAACCCTGAGGACTGGGCTGGAATTATAGGAAGTGTGGCTGATATAATTTATGTGCCTAATGAACTTGTTTTACCCATTGAGGTGGCAATAGGTTCCCAACTTCAAAACCTTATAACTGCATCAAATAAGGATGCAGAGAGAGCCATTGCTTATTTAAAAGCTAATAAATCGGGTAAGGTTACTTTTTTGCCTCTAAATACAATTCAGTATAAATGCTTTGACATTCCACAAAGACACAAGAATGCTCCTGGACTTATAGGTATGGGTTATGAATTAATTAAGAGCGATAACAAATATGCTGCAATTATTAAACATCTGTTAGGACGTGTTTTGATAGTTGAAAGCCTCAACAAAGGACTTGTCTTTGCAAAGGAATTTAATTACTCTCTAAAAATTGTTTCCCTAGATGGACAGGTGGTTATGCCGGGCGGTTCCATTACAGGTGGTTATATTAAAGCTTCACCTGGTAATCTTCTATCTAGAAAAGCAGAAATTGCCAGCCTTATAAAAGAGAAAGCTCCTCTAGAGAGAGAGCTAAAGATTAAGGATGAAGAACTTAATAGATTAACTACTATTGAAGCAGCTCTTACAGATAAAGAAAGGGAATTGCTGCAAAAATCTAATGAATTAAAGGAAAAAATCCAGCAAGGCAGCAATACCCTTCAAATAATTAAAGAAAAAATCTCCACTGTTAAGGATGAGATATGTGTTTATGAAAATGAACTTGAAGTGGTTAACCATGGTGAAGCAGAAAATGAAGCATTAGTAAGTGAAGCAGAGAAAAAAATCAAGGAGCTGGAAAACCAGATAAATGACCTAAACATAGAGATGGAAATGATAAAAGACCAAATTAAAAAAAATCATGAACAGATTAATGACCTGGTAAATGTTCAGCATCAAGTTCAGATAGAAAAAAGTGTTTGGGACCAAAAAAACAATCAACTAAAGGAAAAAGTGGAGGACTACTTGTCACGAATATCTGCTTACAAGGATAAGATGGAAATTAGTGACAATAAGCTTCAGAATAATAAAGCTGAAATACAAAATATAGAGAACACCATTGAGGACCTCAATATAAAAATAGCTAACCTTCTTAAGGAAAAAGAAATCATGATTAATATAAAGCAGCAGCTTGTTGAAAGTAAAGACTTCCTTTTAAACAGGCTGGTTAGACATGAAAAAATCCAGACAAGGGTCAATGGTTTACATCAGGAAATTTCAAAGAGACAGCATCAACTGGAGCTGGAAAGGGCTAGAATTGAAACAAACCTGGAAAGTATAACTGCTACCATTACAGAAAAATTTGCAGGAAATTTTATACCAGTGGAAGTTGAAATAAAGAATTACAAAGTAGAAGTGGAAAGGCTTAAAGGAGAAATAGCTGCCTTGGGTCAGGTAAATGTTGGAGCCATTGAACATTATCAAAAATTAACTGAAAGGATAAATTTTCTTCAGAATCAAAGGGAAGATTTATTAAAAGGCAAGGAAGCCCTGGAGAAGGTTATTAAGGAAATTGACAGTATCATAGAAGAAAGATTCAGCCAAACCTTTGCAAAGGTAAGTCAAGAGTTTTCATCTATTTTTAAGTATTTATTTGATGGTGGCTCTGCCAGTATCTATGTTACCAATGAGGAAGATTTATTAAATACTGGCGTAGATATTGAAGCCCAACCACCAGGTAAAAAACTGCAGAATATAACCTTATTATCTGGAGGAGAGAAGGCTTTAACAGCAATTGCACTACTTTTTGCATTCCTGAAGGTAAAGCCAAGTCCCTTTTGCGTATTGGATGAAATAGAAACCTCTCTAGATGAAGCAAACGAACAAAGGTTTTCCCAGTTCTTGCGTGAACTTTCAAATAGCACCCAATTTTTAATAGTATCTCATAGACAGAATACAATGCTGGCAGCAGATAATCTGTACGGAATAACTACAGAAGAACCAGGTGTTTCAAAGGTGGTTTCTGTAAAGCTGTCTGATAACCTGGCAGTAGTTTAA
- a CDS encoding elongator complex protein 3, translated as MKHYIIPIFVPHMGCPFQCVFCDQRKISGTRHADPVEIINSYLETINKKKFKKKVEVAFYGGSFTAIEKKRQIELLSLVQPYIMSGRVDNIRISTRPDFISIEVLDYLKKYGVSVIELGVQSLDDKVLELSGRGHDSSCVYEGAKLIKEAEISLGIQLMPGLPGDTLDTILATTKKTIYIKPDFVRIYPTVVIQNTFLHELLKRKKYFPLKLSDAVNICAKMYREFINNRIQVIRMGLQATDLLEQEYVVQGPYHPSFGEMVLNEVAYDLMANQLSIVDCSCGHVQFIVPYRQLSIYLGQKSINLKRLRGMVPIDVNIVGSRDLPKNQFQISTENRLIKCFQKYIR; from the coding sequence TTGAAGCACTATATAATACCTATTTTTGTTCCCCATATGGGTTGCCCGTTTCAATGTGTCTTTTGTGATCAAAGAAAAATAAGTGGCACAAGGCATGCTGATCCAGTTGAAATAATTAACAGTTATTTAGAAACCATAAATAAAAAAAAATTTAAAAAAAAGGTGGAGGTAGCTTTTTATGGGGGCAGCTTTACTGCTATTGAAAAGAAAAGGCAGATAGAGCTATTGTCATTAGTTCAACCTTACATAATGTCAGGTCGTGTTGATAATATACGAATTTCAACTAGACCTGACTTTATTAGTATAGAAGTGCTGGACTATTTAAAAAAATATGGTGTGAGTGTAATTGAGCTTGGTGTTCAGTCATTAGATGACAAGGTCCTTGAGCTATCAGGAAGGGGACATGATTCCAGTTGTGTTTATGAGGGGGCCAAGTTAATAAAAGAGGCAGAAATTTCTTTAGGAATCCAGCTTATGCCTGGTTTGCCTGGGGATACTTTAGACACAATACTTGCAACAACGAAAAAAACTATTTATATCAAGCCAGATTTTGTAAGGATATATCCTACTGTTGTTATACAGAATACTTTTCTCCATGAACTATTAAAAAGAAAAAAATATTTTCCATTGAAGCTTTCAGATGCAGTAAACATTTGTGCTAAAATGTATAGAGAATTTATAAATAATCGTATTCAAGTTATCAGAATGGGGCTGCAGGCTACTGATTTGCTTGAGCAGGAATATGTTGTCCAGGGACCTTATCATCCTTCCTTTGGGGAAATGGTTTTAAATGAAGTGGCGTATGATTTAATGGCGAATCAATTAAGTATTGTAGATTGTTCTTGTGGGCATGTGCAATTCATAGTACCATATAGGCAATTATCAATATATCTTGGCCAAAAGAGTATTAATCTAAAAAGGCTTAGAGGCATGGTACCCATTGATGTAAATATTGTTGGGAGTCGTGACCTGCCTAAAAATCAGTTTCAAATATCCACAGAAAACCGACTAATAAAGTGTTTTCAAAAATATATTAGGTAA
- the rnc gene encoding ribonuclease III, whose amino-acid sequence MDKRRKKSLESFTNKNNIFFSNYDLLDTAFTHPTFVFENKGRSFESNQRLEFLGDAVLGMVVAQYLYEAFKQEPEGTLTKMRAAVVCESTLAKIARKLEIGQFLCLGKGEELTGGRDRNSSLADAFEALIGALYLDQGIQVVKKFLEDKLLNELDKYELGNYGDYKTMVQEIAQKICGENVTYHIISESGPDHNKQFQAGISLKNELLAVGLGSSKKEAEQAAAKKAYDSLNSKNKKYNGD is encoded by the coding sequence ATGGATAAAAGAAGAAAAAAGAGCTTAGAAAGCTTTACAAATAAAAATAATATTTTTTTCTCGAATTATGACTTGTTGGATACAGCTTTTACCCATCCTACCTTTGTTTTTGAAAACAAAGGTAGGAGCTTTGAAAGCAATCAGAGATTAGAATTTCTTGGAGATGCTGTACTAGGAATGGTTGTAGCCCAATACCTTTATGAAGCATTTAAGCAAGAGCCTGAGGGCACTTTAACAAAAATGAGGGCAGCAGTTGTATGTGAGTCAACCCTTGCTAAAATTGCCAGAAAGCTTGAAATAGGGCAATTTTTGTGTCTTGGAAAGGGTGAGGAGCTTACAGGAGGAAGAGATAGAAACTCTTCTCTTGCAGATGCCTTTGAAGCTTTAATTGGTGCATTATACCTGGACCAGGGAATACAAGTTGTAAAAAAATTTTTGGAAGATAAATTATTAAATGAGCTGGACAAATATGAACTAGGTAATTATGGTGATTACAAGACAATGGTTCAGGAAATTGCACAGAAAATTTGTGGAGAAAATGTTACCTATCATATTATTTCTGAGAGTGGTCCTGACCACAACAAGCAATTCCAAGCAGGTATTTCTTTGAAAAATGAGCTTCTTGCCGTGGGCCTTGGCAGCAGCAAGAAGGAAGCCGAACAGGCAGCAGCAAAAAAAGCTTATGATAGCTTGAATTCTAAAAATAAAAAATATAATGGTGATTAA
- the fabF gene encoding beta-ketoacyl-ACP synthase II, with product MTKRVVITGMGILSPVGIGLEDFWASLTEGKSGIGPVTHFDASNLATTIAGEVKDFDPQKYIDKKEAKRMDRFTQFAVAAAVMAMEDAGLSNANVDCERVGVILGTGIGGTNTFEDQHRVLGTKGPGRVSPFFVPMMIANMAAGHISIAVGAKGINYTVITACASGTNSVGEAFKALQRNSADVIITGGTEAAITPMAMAGFASMKAMSTRNHEPQKASRPFDAERDGFVMGEGSGILVLETLEHARKRDAKIYAEVVGYGCSADAFHITAPAPGGEGGVRAMRLAVEDAGMSPEEVDYINAHGTSTDLNDKYETLAIKTVFGDHAYKMAVSSTKSMTGHLLGAAGSVELIASVLTIKNGVIPPTINLENPDPECDLDYVPNKAREQQVNVALSNSLGFGGHNATVIVKKFEE from the coding sequence ATGACTAAAAGGGTAGTAATTACAGGAATGGGTATTTTAAGTCCAGTTGGAATAGGCCTTGAGGATTTTTGGGCATCTTTAACAGAAGGAAAATCAGGAATTGGTCCAGTAACACACTTTGATGCAAGCAATCTTGCCACTACCATTGCTGGTGAAGTTAAAGACTTTGACCCACAAAAGTACATTGATAAAAAAGAAGCCAAGAGAATGGATAGATTTACCCAGTTTGCTGTTGCTGCGGCAGTAATGGCTATGGAGGATGCCGGATTATCTAATGCTAATGTAGATTGTGAAAGAGTTGGGGTTATACTAGGTACAGGTATTGGGGGAACTAATACCTTTGAAGACCAACATCGTGTACTTGGTACGAAAGGACCAGGAAGGGTAAGTCCCTTTTTTGTCCCTATGATGATTGCTAATATGGCGGCAGGTCATATTTCTATAGCAGTAGGGGCAAAGGGAATAAACTATACAGTTATTACAGCATGTGCTTCAGGAACTAATTCTGTTGGTGAAGCATTTAAAGCCTTGCAGAGAAACTCCGCAGATGTAATAATAACAGGAGGAACTGAGGCTGCTATTACCCCTATGGCAATGGCTGGCTTTGCTTCCATGAAAGCCATGTCAACTAGAAATCATGAGCCTCAAAAAGCCAGCAGACCCTTTGATGCTGAGCGGGATGGATTTGTTATGGGGGAAGGTTCTGGAATATTAGTGTTAGAAACCCTTGAGCATGCAAGGAAGAGGGATGCAAAAATCTACGCAGAGGTAGTTGGTTATGGCTGTTCTGCAGATGCATTTCATATTACTGCACCGGCTCCTGGTGGAGAAGGTGGAGTGAGGGCAATGCGGCTGGCTGTTGAAGATGCAGGAATGAGTCCAGAAGAAGTTGATTACATTAATGCCCATGGTACATCCACTGATTTAAATGACAAGTATGAAACCCTGGCTATAAAAACTGTTTTTGGAGATCATGCTTATAAAATGGCCGTAAGCTCTACCAAGTCAATGACTGGTCACTTACTAGGGGCAGCAGGCTCTGTGGAATTAATTGCAAGTGTCTTAACCATAAAAAATGGTGTTATCCCTCCCACCATTAATCTGGAAAATCCAGATCCAGAATGTGATTTGGATTATGTACCAAACAAGGCACGAGAACAACAGGTTAATGTAGCCTTATCTAATTCTCTAGGATTTGGTGGCCACAATGCTACCGTTATTGTAAAAAAATTTGAAGAATAG
- a CDS encoding NAD(P)H-dependent flavin oxidoreductase: MTIPSLSIGSFTVPLPIIQGGMAVRISTASLAAAVAREGGIGVIAGTGMCTKELRNEILKAKELAQGKGKIGVNVLFAASNFAELIKEAMEAGIDLVIYGAGFSKDVFKLGKEYNCPVVPIVSSARLAKTAEKLGAAAVIVEGCEAGGHLGTDRSLRDLISEVKKETTIPIIGAGGISSGEDMYNVMKLGADGVQIATRFAASEESNASEEFKKVYLSSVEGDSVLIDSPVGLPGRAVRTSFSQSIINGERIPVEKCTCCLKSCSKSFCIKKALENAQMGYIEKGLVFAGINVHKVYEILPVKTIINELIQEFEATTKRYGGLWND; the protein is encoded by the coding sequence ATGACAATTCCGTCTCTATCTATAGGCAGTTTTACAGTTCCCTTACCTATAATCCAGGGTGGTATGGCAGTTAGAATATCAACGGCTTCTCTAGCAGCAGCAGTTGCAAGAGAAGGGGGAATAGGTGTAATAGCTGGAACAGGAATGTGCACTAAGGAGTTAAGGAATGAGATTTTAAAAGCAAAAGAGCTAGCTCAAGGTAAAGGTAAAATAGGAGTAAATGTATTATTTGCCGCTTCTAACTTTGCTGAACTGATAAAAGAGGCTATGGAGGCTGGAATTGATTTAGTTATTTATGGAGCCGGTTTTTCAAAAGATGTATTTAAGCTTGGCAAGGAATATAACTGCCCAGTTGTCCCCATAGTTTCAAGTGCCAGATTAGCTAAGACTGCAGAGAAGCTAGGGGCTGCAGCAGTTATAGTTGAGGGATGTGAAGCTGGAGGGCATCTCGGTACTGACAGATCACTAAGGGATTTAATTTCTGAGGTTAAGAAAGAAACCACCATTCCAATAATCGGAGCAGGGGGCATATCTTCAGGGGAAGACATGTACAATGTGATGAAGCTAGGTGCGGATGGTGTTCAAATAGCTACTAGATTCGCTGCAAGTGAGGAATCAAATGCATCAGAGGAATTTAAAAAAGTATACCTATCTTCTGTTGAAGGAGATTCAGTATTAATAGATAGCCCAGTTGGATTACCAGGCAGGGCTGTACGAACGTCTTTTTCCCAATCAATTATAAATGGAGAAAGGATACCTGTAGAAAAATGTACATGCTGTTTAAAAAGCTGTAGCAAATCCTTCTGCATAAAAAAGGCACTGGAAAATGCCCAAATGGGATATATTGAAAAGGGATTAGTATTTGCTGGTATAAATGTACACAAGGTTTATGAAATATTACCTGTGAAAACCATAATTAATGAACTAATACAGGAGTTTGAAGCTACTACTAAAAGATATGGGGGGTTGTGGAATGACTAA
- the acpP gene encoding acyl carrier protein — translation MSTVFDKIKKIVVEQLDVDEASITLETSFEDLDADSLDIVELIMALEEEFGIEIPDEDGEKLTTVGAAVEYINNKAS, via the coding sequence ATGTCTACAGTATTTGATAAGATAAAAAAAATAGTAGTTGAACAGTTAGACGTTGATGAGGCAAGCATTACATTAGAAACCTCTTTTGAGGATTTAGATGCTGATTCTCTTGACATTGTTGAACTTATCATGGCTCTTGAGGAAGAGTTTGGTATTGAAATTCCTGATGAAGATGGCGAAAAGCTTACTACAGTGGGTGCTGCAGTAGAGTATATTAATAACAAAGCTAGTTAA
- the fabG gene encoding 3-oxoacyl-[acyl-carrier-protein] reductase: MLSGEVALVTGGSRGIGKAIATALALANAAVVVNSIDEQEAADTAQELNALGKKAVGIRGDVSNSEEVEALVKQVQDIYGKITILINNAGITKDGLLMRMKEEDWDKVLDINLKGTFNCTKACIKDMVKQKKGSIVNISSVVGISGNAGQTNYSASKAGVIGFTKSLAKEVGNRGIRVNAVAPGFIDTDMTGKLPEELVARIKEQIPLGSLGAPEDVADLVMFLVSPAAKYITGEVIKVDGGLNL, translated from the coding sequence ATGTTATCTGGTGAAGTTGCCCTGGTTACTGGTGGGTCTAGAGGAATTGGTAAAGCCATAGCTACTGCTTTGGCACTAGCTAATGCAGCAGTTGTTGTCAATTCCATTGATGAACAAGAAGCTGCTGATACAGCCCAAGAGTTAAATGCATTAGGAAAAAAGGCAGTTGGAATAAGGGGCGATGTTTCAAATAGCGAGGAAGTTGAAGCCCTTGTCAAGCAGGTTCAGGATATATATGGAAAGATAACTATACTTATTAATAATGCAGGTATAACAAAAGATGGTTTATTGATGAGAATGAAAGAAGAGGATTGGGATAAGGTCCTGGATATTAACCTCAAAGGTACTTTTAATTGTACCAAAGCATGCATTAAAGATATGGTAAAACAAAAAAAAGGCAGCATTGTTAATATTAGTTCTGTTGTAGGTATTTCTGGGAATGCCGGTCAGACAAACTATTCAGCGTCAAAGGCTGGAGTAATTGGTTTTACTAAAAGCCTGGCTAAAGAAGTAGGAAATAGGGGCATTAGAGTTAACGCTGTAGCTCCAGGCTTTATAGATACCGATATGACTGGCAAATTGCCTGAAGAACTGGTTGCAAGAATAAAAGAGCAGATTCCTTTAGGTTCTTTGGGTGCTCCAGAGGATGTGGCTGATTTAGTAATGTTTTTAGTTTCTCCAGCAGCCAAATACATCACAGGTGAAGTGATTAAGGTTGACGGTGGGTTAAACTTGTAA
- the fabD gene encoding ACP S-malonyltransferase has protein sequence MQKIAFMFPGQGAQYVGMGKDLCDKYPEAQELLQQADDVLGYKISEIILDGPEEDLKLTVNTQPAILTVSTICWQLLKNSGVTPDYAAGHSLGEYSALVAANCIDYPDALQLVSKRGKFMEEAIPAGKGAMAAILGLANEKVEEICSRIEGVVETVNYNCPGQLVIAGEKDKVEAASRLAAAEGAKRVVPLNVSGPFHSSLMEPAAEKFAYELSKVSFKTPEFPIVANLSAEIAQCPNEIKSGLKGQMHSPVLWDMSMRKLIALGVDRFVEVGPSKVLSCLIKKIDKNVKVYNVENVESLEGTLKALKEE, from the coding sequence ATGCAGAAAATAGCATTTATGTTTCCTGGTCAGGGAGCACAATATGTAGGAATGGGCAAAGATTTATGTGACAAATATCCAGAGGCACAAGAACTATTGCAGCAAGCAGATGATGTGCTAGGCTATAAAATAAGTGAAATAATATTAGATGGACCTGAGGAAGATCTTAAATTAACAGTAAATACACAGCCAGCAATTCTCACTGTAAGTACAATTTGTTGGCAATTATTAAAAAATTCAGGTGTTACTCCTGATTATGCTGCAGGACACAGTTTAGGAGAGTATTCAGCATTAGTAGCGGCTAATTGTATTGATTATCCAGATGCTCTTCAATTGGTATCAAAAAGAGGAAAATTTATGGAGGAAGCCATACCTGCCGGCAAGGGTGCCATGGCTGCAATCCTTGGTTTAGCGAATGAAAAGGTTGAAGAAATATGCTCTCGGATTGAAGGGGTTGTGGAAACTGTCAACTATAACTGTCCAGGCCAGCTAGTTATTGCTGGGGAAAAAGACAAGGTTGAAGCTGCATCCAGGTTAGCTGCTGCTGAAGGGGCCAAAAGAGTAGTTCCTCTTAATGTTAGCGGGCCATTTCATTCAAGCTTAATGGAGCCGGCAGCTGAGAAGTTTGCTTATGAACTGAGCAAAGTGAGCTTTAAAACCCCGGAATTCCCAATAGTAGCTAACCTAAGTGCCGAGATTGCTCAATGCCCAAATGAAATTAAGTCTGGCCTTAAAGGTCAAATGCATAGCCCTGTATTGTGGGATATGTCCATGAGAAAGCTAATAGCATTAGGTGTTGATAGGTTTGTAGAGGTAGGCCCTTCCAAGGTTTTAAGCTGTTTAATTAAAAAAATTGATAAAAATGTTAAAGTCTATAATGTTGAGAATGTAGAAAGCCTTGAGGGTACTCTAAAAGCTCTAAAGGAGGAGTAA